A window of Magallana gigas chromosome 8, xbMagGiga1.1, whole genome shotgun sequence genomic DNA:
aatagATCGTCTGAGAGTCCGTGCTAGGATTGCGATCTCCTTTGTCTGTTTATGAGTCTTTGACTTAAACCTTTTGCCTCTCTGTACAAAGTCAATTGTATAAGGCGTCAAATGCTTTCCGTTCGTGCAAATGAACCTATCATCGAGGTGTTAAAGTGCTTCTTACTGGATGCCACCGAGACTTTTTTCGCAAAATGAACAATTGTAATCATAAAGTGAAAACACTAATAGCCATCAATTGTCTGAGGAGAGATCGCCGGCCGACGGTGGCGGGAGATTGGTTATAGGGGCCGCGGCGGCCAGCACTCTGATGCATGACCACAGCAGCTAGGGGAGGAAAACGGAAAGAGATGGACACCACGTGCCGCGAGTGACCGCTCGCTCCAAAGACATTTAAAACGCCCAGGAGATTTAAGAGAAAATAGAACTGTAAAGAGGACTCGGTCCCGGGGGTGAACAGTCTCATTGACTGTGATTACGGGGTGACATTGAGCGTGATTTTAACCCCATCTGCACGGCAAGAACTTAAAGAAACTCCATTATTCAATTAGGAAATGGCAGGTATAGAAATAGTCTCATGAAGAGTTCGTTGTTTCATTTCCTCTTTACTTCAGAGCATTTTCTGTGCACCTCAATTCCCATATCCGAGCAAAAGTATTTTGAGATACTATATTTTTGTGCCGATCTTTTCacaatttaaacaaatacaacCATTGTAACACAAAAGAAATGTCTACTAGAGTCTTGATACTATAGAAGATATTTACGTATAATGCAACAAATGTTAAAACATTACTGATTGTTTACTACTGTAGCATATGGTTTAATTAAATACTAATGCAAGGTACATAGCTTTGTGGAATGTActctttgaaaattaaattacagtGCGATGGTGCAAtgtatgtaaaaatatcaaatgaaaaggaTAAATTTCGTATTAATCTTTTATACATCCGAACATGCAATTAATTCAAACAAACGTCCGTTGTATCCTATataggggaaaaaataaatgatattataaTCTGTAGATACTACCTACCATGTGTATTTAGTTACTGTTATATAATCCTGGATCTATTTTTATCAGtaaaggtaatttttttacCACTTTCCCTTTGATAAAATGTTAGATatgaatattcttatgtttcAAAACATAAGTAAGTGCTTGAATGAAACTTAAATTAATTGAGTTGAAATTAGAAACCCGGTTAacagattttatttcattattggggtaaattccattttatatgCCGGCCACAGAAAGTTGGCATTACAAAGCAtatggatacatgtatatataataacaaCAAACATGTTTTTACTCCAAATTCTAGATTTAAGTCTAATTTGAATTATATCCCTTGACTTAGGTAACAAACTATACAGTGTATAATAATTATGTGATAATGTCGGACACAAATATCTTTGGTGTGTTCGcgttaaatatataaatgtcaGTCGCGATAGCCGGAAAACACGTGTAACGATTTGGTTGACACCTTATTTCCAAAGGTCCGACCTATCTCTTCACGTCTAATTACTTTTACCACGTTCTAGGCGGAGTGTGAGAGTCTTAGCCAATCAGATAACTTGTAACTGAAGCTGGTAATCTACCTCAAGAACATGAAGCCGTTAATGAAGTTTTAAAGTAGATATCTGCTTTCAAGATAATATGATTGAAATGCATCTTGAGTCTCAGACACCTCGCTTAATTGTTATTAATTGTTCGGATCCTTTTTCATTCACTCACGAATTTCTTAAATCAATGTAGCTATTAGAGCAAAATGGACGCTGAAAAAGAACGCTTGTCACCTGCGATGGCTGAAAAATCTAAGAACAATGTTACAAACAATAACGAGTCGTCTAAATCCCGGCCCCAATTATCGTTTGGAATAAGTCGGATTCTGAGCGACTTTGGGGAGAAAAGTGAGAGCGTGGATTCTGACTTGGAGTCGAACGATGACACGTGTCCAAAGGGAGAGGGGGAGAGTGAGAAACAATCCGGGCACTGCCCACCCTTTCCTACCCAACTTTTACCGGGTGCCTTGTCAGCACCCCCTGTCGGTTACTGTGGGTATTCCGGCCAGTTGTCCATTCACCGACCGCATCCCATAATTCCCATGTTGACTTCCTATGGCATTTCCGGGTGGCTCGATATGCGAAGAGACAGATTCGGTGGTGAgtgaagaaaattaattttctcattAATTAGATtcatcttttaattaattttgataacattttattaacaaaatgtgCATAAATAATCGGTGAGAAAAATATtctatgtaaatatttgaactTTTGAATATACCGAGATCACGCTGTTTTTCACGACTTAAACGCCCGCTtaacttgttttttatttgacgaaattattattttttaagacaaattcagttctttaaaaatatgttggaaTTGAGGAAAATTAAGAAGCACATTAATTTGTCATTCAATGCAAGCTTTTGACATGATGTTGACATATTGGTAAAGATACCCAATGTTGCACCAGtgtgtttgtttttatgttCCGCGAGATCCACGCACTTAAAGTAAACACGGTGGCGCGTTTTGAAGGCCCCGTCGTAAACACACGACACATGGAGCGGGTCTCGGCGTTAGACGTGATGGGGTGTCATAGCTCACTCGCTTCATCTAAAGATGGCTGCCGAGTGATGTCCTGATATAATTCAACCATTGTCCCCCTCCACCACCGCCGGTGGGAACCAATTCATCTCGCTTATGAATTAGCCTCAGACTCCGAAGTTTTAAGGAGACacgatacatataaaaattcacGATCTCAGCATTGAAATGTTAAATgcgatttatttttacatatattggAAATGCTCTTATTGGTTGTGAAGTTTAAGAACATCTTCTCTTTTTAAATGAAGGGGTTGGGGTGTTTTGATGTTCTAGTTTGATTATTGTATGGGTTTTTAGGACGATAACATTATGGTCAATATTTCTAACACACATTTTTAACTCAGGTTTTTAGAGCTCTATTATCTggttaaagaatttaaaaaaaatgtgtttacacagtataaaactgaattttaaatagatatatatttatttaaacataaaaaggACCTCGTTAGGGTTAAGGCTACTAAAttagatatttgaaaaattggAGTTAAGTTGGTTGTTTATGCCCAGTACTAGAAGTCTAGAAGGAATGTTTTTCTCGCCTTGAAAACATTTGTTATTTAATACTTCATCAGCCAGATTGCGCCATTAATTTGCCGTGATTTAACTATTAATTCTGATTAACACGGGGTGTTCAGGTCGGTAATCAGATTTTGTCTGCATAAAGAAGTGTTCAAGTCGTCttctctttttatttaaatgaaattgccagaaaaaataaaattaccaaGAAAATACGGTAATCTTAAtatccataaaataaattaaatacatcatTTCTTACTTAAATCTTTTTAACGAGGTTTTCACGACACAAATTGAAGTTTAGATTTGAAAttaatgtgaaaaaattaaagtaaaaaaattatatatttttgtataattctttaaatcgaccaaaataattaaaagtatataaaatgCATGTTTTTCTTATCACATTTTCTTGCCCGCTATTTTGTTAAGCAcactctgtaaaaaaaaattaacatttgaagatgaatattttttcaatcaaattgaaataattataaccCAGCAAGTTTGGAATATAATTATCACATGTATGTTGtctaaattatcttttaacaaTGAATTCTGTTCATTGAAACGTTGTGCAGTCGTTGCCCAGTACAAAAACTTATTCATACATAAGCGTGATGAACTGTTCTAAGCCTGTCTTAAATATCGCCCCTTATTATTGAGTCGATTATTAATCACAATTAATTAGTGGGCCccagaaaatacatgtagcgATTGGTTTCTTATAAAAGAGGATGTTCTGCATGATGTTTGGGCACGCCtatgatttatttgataacttttgataaaatgttttgattttccttTTGGAAATGTGCAACACTTTAATGTAAATGCCTTTAAGCGACAGATTGATTTGAACCAATCAGAATTAACTTGTGGCGGGGTACTGGGTGACGTCATTTCAGTTCATTCACCAATTAAAACCTTATGAATAATGAGAGGCTCAAAACGTCACAATGTCGTGTAATATGAAGTACTTAGGTGCTACTAAGACATCTGATGAGCGACTATGTATAGGAAGTATAAGTACATACTGAGAGGACACGAGTAGAGAAGGATGTGGCCACTTGTGTCCCGTACTAATCAAGCCGTGAGATGATGGACTTTGTCCTCACCATACAATTGATAGTATTGATACTTAGTCTATTGATTTATGTACTGGCGGTCAATGGATCACTCAGGAAACATTCATATTTCTATATTGATATATACTGCATGTCTGTTTaaatttctaataaaaaaaatgtattgatacATGTTAAACTCATCATGTTAAATGTTCAGACCTTTTTTTCATAGGCTCCctgttaaatataaaaattgaatacatATAACTCGAAAGCACATGTTAATCTAAAGTTAGAATGTTAGTAATTTAGTAATCCGAAAGTTGAAATTGATGCATGATTATGGATGGTATGGtttgttatattaaaataaaacagatcaGTTTGAAAATCAGTTAAATTTTATCTAACTTTTAACAAACtgtagaccccccccccataaaaagAATACCCTCCAAATTTATAAATACGGCCATTAATTTGTGTGAGCTACAGTGTATTAGCTTCTTCTGGATTTAGGAGAGTTAACATCTGGTGGATTAGGATTTAATTCTAGTTTTATCGTAAAAGATGGCTGTTGATCAATTCAATTATACGATGAACCAACATTTAGAAGTGACGTTAAACGTTTTTAGCTGTTTTAACTGAAGAGATCGTgaattgaaggaaaaaaaatctgaaaatttgtCAGATCTACTTCGTTGTTTGGATAAAATCAAGTAACTTATCTTAAGTGAAGAATGAAATCCATTGCTACAGCTGATTTTACTTATTATCATATTGTCTGGGTTGGGGCAACTTTTAATTAGCGTCAGAGATTTTTACTTGATAATGACTGATATAAGACTCAacttacatatgtacatgtaagaatcCCCTTTTTGCTTTTATTAACGCGTGTTCACGGGTAAAATAGGCGTGTTTGAACTCCGGGCAGATTTATCAAAGAAAGAAATCTTCAAGTTCATTTATTCGCAACTTTATATATGTTACTGTCCTTttcgatatatttcattttatcaaataaaatatacaacatgactagtCATGGTTTATATGTtgtatataatatttgataaaatgaaatatatcggaaaAGACAGTACgttgaataaataatcatttttgtaCGCAGAAGGCCATACGAGTACACTTATAAAAACACCAACACAAAGTATATATGCATGAAGTtaaaattatgtacaaaatacaGGTTTCAGTGTGTTAGGGATGACAGACAAACTCATAGAATTTTTAGATAAACAATGACATACGAAGTGTTTGAAGTGTTTAAACCTTACTgacataattaattattatcattattgacctaatttcatgaaaattataatatgaGGTCTTGTGCACTACCTACTGTGCAGATACCATTTACTTATATTTGATAAAGCACTGCATTTTATaattaacataaaatgaaatttgtctGCAATTTTTGGTTCGTAAAAGAAATCTTTCGTTATATAAGATATTAATCCATTTGTCATTCTCTACTTGAAGGCGGTAATTTGCAGTGCGATTTGATAATAGTTCTGGAATTTTTAGGCATtctaaaaaaatagttttcaaaTCCAAAGTCTATTTTAAAAGCTCTTGAATTACGTATATAGTATTTTAGATTCAACGATTGTAGAAAGCCATGCGACAAGGGGCGGTGAAAATGGGAAGAAAACAAAGATAGGGTGAATAAATGGCGACCGATTTATCATAGCATTACTTAATTTGTGGAACTttgaatgtaaacaaatttcaatcTTATTTCTTGTATGTTTCAACACGTGGTTTCATGAATCAGTCAAGAAATATTACCCGTCCGACTCTCCTAGAAGTTTATACGCCATAAActaattttttgtgaaaaaatccttttaatgttttacacccaaaaattttaaatgtttttcaataacTCTGTACACATCTTGATATCATCTTTTCTAGTGGATTATAAGAGATTTAAAATGCAAAGGAAAGTGTTTCccttttaaaacaaagttttactcaaagaaaaaaatttaactaaCAATATAGTGAAACAATtattaacagaaaaaaagaaaccaaaaaacCCATAATGATATTgtgtggtgattttttttttttttataaatacattacatgtaggtaAACCATTAGGTATATTCGTCAGTATGCAAGGGTAAATTCCT
This region includes:
- the LOC105319056 gene encoding T-cell leukemia homeobox protein 3 translates to MDAEKERLSPAMAEKSKNNVTNNNESSKSRPQLSFGISRILSDFGEKSESVDSDLESNDDTCPKGEGESEKQSGHCPPFPTQLLPGALSAPPVGYCGYSGQLSIHRPHPIIPMLTSYGISGWLDMRRDRFGVTRRIGHPYQNRTPPKRKKPRTSFSRLQIMELEKRFHRQKYLASAERSTLAKALKMTDAQVKTWFQNRRTKWRRQTAEEREAERQAANRLMLSLQNEANKTIYDVRDPLCMSNSSLHALQNLQPWIDENSQ